A single Syntrophorhabdaceae bacterium DNA region contains:
- a CDS encoding nucleotidyltransferase domain-containing protein, whose amino-acid sequence TKKYFYVLRPVLAAMWIERDLGAPPTEFAKLVDAILPAGKVRREIDALVAAKKAGQELRKGPRNEIISTFLMEQIERLDGKGMRPSETRDPAGLDRIFMDILVEVNGNGIRQEEGSSETVYQNNVSLSG is encoded by the coding sequence GACAAAGAAGTATTTTTATGTCTTAAGGCCGGTCCTTGCCGCTATGTGGATAGAACGGGACCTTGGCGCCCCGCCTACCGAATTCGCGAAGCTCGTCGATGCCATTCTGCCCGCCGGAAAGGTCCGCAGAGAGATCGATGCCCTCGTCGCCGCCAAAAAGGCAGGGCAGGAACTCCGGAAAGGGCCCAGAAACGAGATCATCTCCACATTCCTTATGGAGCAGATCGAGAGGCTGGACGGGAAGGGGATGCGGCCCTCCGAGACGAGGGACCCCGCTGGACTTGACCGGATATTCATGGACATCCTGGTCGAGGTGAACGGAAACGGTATCAGGCAGGAAGAGGGGAGCTCGGAGACGGTGTATCAGAACAATGTCTCGTTATCGGGGTAA